The Ruania halotolerans genome contains the following window.
GTCTTCCCGCACCCGCTGGGGCCGAGCACGGTCACGAACTCGTTGTCTCGGATAGTCAGGTCGACACCACCGAGAGCGTGCACGGAACTGCCGTCCTGGCCGATGAAGGTTTTCGTGAGTTCACGGATCTCGATCATGGGCGTGCCTTTCCGGGTCCAGGTGCCCAGGGCGCGATCTTGCGTTCGAGCCATTGGGCGAGCGAGATGAGAATGAGTGCTTCGGCGAGAATGGCGACGATCACCGAGTACAGTGCCGGCCCGTCGAAAGCGCCTCGATACTCGAGAATGAGTCCGCCGAGGGCGAGCGAGACCATCAGCAGTTCCACGATGACCATGCCGGTGACGGCGCGGCCCAGGCCGAGGCGGATCCCGGTCATGATGGACGGCAGCGCTGCGGGCAGCAGGACGGCCCGCCAGATCTGCGCTTCGTTCGCTCCGAAGGTGCGTGCCATCTGAATGAGGCTCGGATCGACCTGGCGAATACCTGCCCGGACATTCACGATGATCATCACCACAGCGAAGAGCGTCACGAGGATCACTCGAGAAACCAGGCCGAAGCCCACGGACATGATCAGCAGGGGGATGATCGCGGCCATCGGGGTGACGAGCAGGATGTTCAGATAGACATTGCTGAGGCGCTCCAAGGTGCGGAATCGTCCGAGCAGGATTCCGGCGGGGAGACCGATCGTCACGGCGGCTGCGAACCCGAGGACCAATGCTTGGTTCGATACGGCGAACGCGCTCCAGAAGTCGGCAGTGCCGATCGTGGACCAGAACGCTCCCACGGTCTCGGTGAAGGTGGGCACCAGCAGGCCGCCGAAGTGGGTGCCGTACACCTGCCAGCCGATCGCGAACACGGCGAAGGTGAGCACTTGGTAGGTGCGTACCGAGTCGAGCCGGTCCCGAGTAGTTCGTCGCCGTTGCGGGGCAGGCACCGTCCGGGACGACGTGTCGGTGGTAGCCATCAGTTGTTCGTGAGGAAGGACAGGTCGGCCGCGTCCTCCACGGCTAGGTCGTCGATGACGCCAGCTTCTGCGAAGAAGTCGATCGTGCCCTGCACGTTCTCCGGAGTGAGCGCCGCAGCGTCAAAGAGGCCACGGTCGGCGTACTCCTGGGCGATGGCACTCAGCGTCTCGTCGGCCTCGACGCCGAGGTGTTCCTCCGCGAGGGAGGCCAGGACCTCCGGGTCCTCATTGATCTGCCCGTGGATATCGATCAAGGAATCGATGAACGCCTGAGCGAGCTCCGGCTGGTCGCCAAGGAAGTCGGAATTGGCGTAGACGGTCTGCGGATGCAGATCGGGCAGACTCGCGCCGAAATCGGCGAGCTCGTAGAGGTCCGCGTCAGAGGTTGTCGCGAGTGTGACCGCATCGGCCACCTCCAGTGCGGTGCCGTCGATCTCGCCAGCGAGCAGGGCCTGCGCGCGGACGTCCGAACCGCCGATCACGAGATACTCCGGCTCACCGGATGTGCACTCGTCGGCAACCCAGTTGCGGACCATGGCAGTCGCGACGGCACCCTCGGAGAAGATCCCCACGGGCCGGTCGACCAGGCTGTCACACGTCGTCAGATCGGGCTGGCTGTAGATCGCCCACTGATTGCCGATGACATCGGCGACGATCCGGATGGGCGCACCGCGCTCGATTGCGATGAGGGCGGGGCTCGTAGCTTCGGCGGAGATCTGGTAATCACCCTGGGCGAGCCCCTCGATCGCGAGCTCGGGCTCGGCGAGTTCGACGACCTCCACATCGATGCCGTCT
Protein-coding sequences here:
- a CDS encoding ABC transporter substrate-binding protein, producing the protein MSSTYTSSHSAHRNAALPANEARRDRSRAPHRISLAAAFLGAAALTACSASGATEDSFTLALIEPDLTTVPLMAAAAELREDGIDVEVVELAEPELAIEGLAQGDYQISAEATSPALIAIERGAPIRIVADVIGNQWAIYSQPDLTTCDSLVDRPVGIFSEGAVATAMVRNWVADECTSGEPEYLVIGGSDVRAQALLAGEIDGTALEVADAVTLATTSDADLYELADFGASLPDLHPQTVYANSDFLGDQPELAQAFIDSLIDIHGQINEDPEVLASLAEEHLGVEADETLSAIAQEYADRGLFDAAALTPENVQGTIDFFAEAGVIDDLAVEDAADLSFLTNN
- a CDS encoding ABC transporter permease, translated to MATTDTSSRTVPAPQRRRTTRDRLDSVRTYQVLTFAVFAIGWQVYGTHFGGLLVPTFTETVGAFWSTIGTADFWSAFAVSNQALVLGFAAAVTIGLPAGILLGRFRTLERLSNVYLNILLVTPMAAIIPLLIMSVGFGLVSRVILVTLFAVVMIIVNVRAGIRQVDPSLIQMARTFGANEAQIWRAVLLPAALPSIMTGIRLGLGRAVTGMVIVELLMVSLALGGLILEYRGAFDGPALYSVIVAILAEALILISLAQWLERKIAPWAPGPGKARP